The following is a genomic window from Oryzias latipes chromosome 12, ASM223467v1.
agctgtgaataggaagccaacttcagcgtttGTGAATGACTGTCCAACTGTGGAAAATGTACATGACCATAACTAGCAAACTAAtgaaaaagttcaaacattgaatttCATATACAATAAAAGCACCATGACAGAATGAACTGAAGTTCCTCTGTTTTGTCTCATAATGGaacaaaagatgaataaaccaaaataaacatatttttcatgtTCATGGTTGTGAAGTTCTTAGGAATATTGATGGTATTTTGTTCTGACGTATCCAATCCTACTTCTGTAGGTACAACAGTTCTGTTAACATATCATAAATGtagaaacaaacacagctgcactatttcaactttgacctattttcttTGTGCAATATTGTTATGAAAGCACTTTTTGAGGTAATCTCAGCCAATGTTTGAGAAAGCTGTTTGTTTGAGAATTCAATAGAATTTCAGATCTATTGGATTTACATTATAGTTGGTGACAGCACAGCTGTTTAGGGGAGAATCTGGAATTGGCCCTTAATGTCATAAATGTTGTTGACCCCTGGTGCGGAGGTAGAGTGGCCGACCTTTGATTGGAAGCTTGGTTCCCAACCTGCCcatccatgtgtcaaagtgtccttgggcaagacactgaaccccaccttgcctctagtGGTTAtgggttggcgccagtgttcggccgccatcagtgtgtgagtggATGACTGTGACTGGAAAAGGCCTCGGACCCTAAAGTGAGATGGAAAAGCACTGAACACGTCAACTCCAAAGCCTGTTTTCCTGTAAATCTGTCCAGACAAACGGGCCCATGTGACCCAGCTGCAGCTCAGGGATTGGTCGACATTCATCCACCAGTTGAGtttttcaaatttgggtttCCCGAGTCTTTGTGTTCCAGAGCAGGTTTTTCCCAAATGCGTTCAGTATAGTGATTGATTGTTGATCAGTGATTAGTTGGTGCGATCAGCTGGAGATAAGACATGAGCTTTCTTTGGACAAATAGGAAGCGTCTGTGTTTTCATGCACTCTGTCCTTCTGCCTTTCAGCTCCAGTTCTCTCTAGAGCCGGACCCAGTGGCCATCAACTGCACGGCCTTCAACCACAATGGAAACCTGCTGGTGACTGGAGCTGCTGATGGAGTCATTCGACTGTTCGGTCAGTCGTTAGGCTCCATCCTGTATCCCAGATTCTGcttttttctcagacagatgTCTTCCTTATTCTGTCATGTTGTAGCTTTTGGGATTCTTAATAACACAAATATTCAGTTGTCTGAGAGGTTCTGCTACTTAAACCATCAACTGCTATTTCTTTATGTTCCCCCAACACCTGAACCCCCAACTATCACTGCTGCAGATATGCAACGCCTCGAGAGCGCCATGAGCTGGCGAGCTCACGATGGAGAAGTTTATAGCGTGGAGTTCAGCTACGACGAGAACACCGTGTTAAGCATTGGAGAAGATGGCAAGGTGTGAGGCGCCGAGCCGTGGCGTGCAGATCCATGAGCGGTCTTTagtctgtgaatgtgtgttctGGGGATACGGGTAAACGTGAGCGTCCCTGTGTGCAGTTCGTTCAGTGGAACATTCATCGCTGCGGGGTGAAGCAGTCCGAACAGGTGTTACCTCAGGATGCCACCGGTCCCTTTGTCCTGTCAGGGTACAGTGGATACAAACAGGTAAGCcggttaccatggaaacagcTTCTGTTCGCACAATCTACAGTGCCTTAAACTGATCCAATTCAATCTTTGTCAACGGTAACTTGAAGACATACAGTCAATGCAATAATCTGTCTTTATCTCAAGAAAAGTAAAATCCAGAAAGAGGACTAGAATGAGCTGAAGTACATCTGATGCTGTGAGGCGACTCTTCTGCAGGTTCAGGTTCCCAGAGGTCGACTCTTTGCTTTTGACTCAGAGGGACAACACGTGCTGACCTGTTCTAGCACTGGAGGACTCATCTACAGGGTAAACGTCcccctcatcctcatcctcaatCAGATATTAGTGTTTCTGGTCCCAGGTTAGCCAATTACAGAGCAATTAATacattaatataaaaaagatgaaaataaaacaaaaatgcaattaataattaattatgCTTGTAAAAACCTGACAGTGTTAATATAATCACTGTGCGGCTAGCATagagtctcagggtgctggatttgggatggaaccctccatgcatggtgaggagctttcgtgttttaacatccgtggtctgtatctcttcctttggtcatcttattattcctgcagggtatctgataactggcagtagctgtttattgcccgggtcttgtcaccatccggttgcatttctggagcccgaatgacatcccagtgtcagtactgtagatcctggtggtgtggatcagggagtcaatgtcacgctcactcttagcatatagcttgatgtcatccatgtataggaggtgactgatggtgcccccatttctgagtcggtatacatagccagtcttggtgattatttgactgagggggttcagacctatgcagaacagcagtggggacagagcatcaccttggtatatcccacatttgatggacacttgtgcaagtggcttcccattggcttcaagggtggttttccacagcttcaagaagtttcctatgaaggctctcatagtcctgttgatgttgtacagctccaagcattcagtgatcaatgtgtgtggcattgagtcataggccttcttgtaatcaatccaggctgtgcacaggttggtgtgtcgtgacttgcagtcttgagcgactgttctgtcgaccaggagttggtgtttggctcctctggagtctctaccaatgcccttctgtgtgttactcatgaattgatccatgtgcctatttatcttggttgcaatgatgcctgacatgagcttccatgttgtggacatacatgttattggccggtagttggatgggactgcaccctttgagggatccttctggatcaggatcgttcgcccttccgttagccattcggggtgagtcccatctcttagcagctggtccatttgtgctgccaggtgctcatggagtgcggtaagcttctatagccagtaggcatgtatcatgtcagggcccggtgctgtccagttcttcatacccgagactctttcttggatgtctgccactgtgatggttactggattctgttcagggaggtttctatgttcttttctcagagagaccagccactgggcattgctgttatgtgctgtctctttctcccatatacttttccagtactgttcagtttctagccttgatGTGTcagctcggctgttttgaccctgccactgagcgtacactttcgcaggttgagttgcgaagagcctgtttattcgtctggcttcattgtctcttctTTACTTCTGTAGGCGGCTGCTTatggctaggagcctttgtttggcagtttccagtgcttcaggtatgggcatctgggtGTATcacttaggtacttgctttctcattgtacctctttgagcctctgtcagctgacTCACATCCccccgagttgccttgattttggcctctaaaagtagcttccatggtgggtactgttttcttccatggttgctcttatagccaagcatctcaaggatttCTGCTGCTGaggtgtaaaccagttcattggtttctgtgattgtaggaattgccctcaatgcttcattcacagtttccaggagactgtcaggcggtacatcacttaaccgttgtagctggtgtcggggttgcctagtgttcattctagacatgatcttgtctttcaggtcagttgctgcctcgctcagcatatctgtggttgttggggctgcgTACCCAAGCTTCACAGAAGCTTTTCTGTGAATAATCTTTCATGTCTATACATTTTCTatcagtttttgtgtgtgtgtgtgtgtgtgtgtgtgtgtgtgtgtgtgtgtgtgcgtgtgtgtgtgtgtgtgtgtgggtttgggtgtgtgtgtgtgtgtgtgtgtgtgtgtgtgtgtgtgtgtgtgtgtgtgtgtgtgtgtgtgtgtgtgtgtgtgtgtgtgtgtgtgtgtgtgtgtgtgtgtgtgtgtgtgtgtgtgtgttgaacaTTTTTCTGGATCTTCTCTTGATCTTTCAGCTGACCAGTGGAGAGCCGGCTCTGGAGAGAGTCCTGTCGCTCGGCGGCCACAAAGCTCCGGTGGTGACAGTGGATTGGTCCTCGGCTCTGGACTGTGGCACCTGCCTGACAGCCTCCATGGACGGGAAGATCAAACTGAGCACTCTCCTGGCACAGAAGTCGTAACCGAGGAGCTGATGGAGAATTGAGCGGTTATGAGAGATGAGTTCAGAGATAAGCATGAGATAGAAAAGCTCTAGACCACTGTTAACTCGAGTCTGGATTAAAGTCTGAATGATATTTACATTTCAGAGCTGGTTTGTCTAATTTACTCATTATTTCTTGTTATTGATGTTAGCAGACAATACAAAGGGTTTTAAAGCTCAGTGGCTTTATGTTgcagtgtccgccctgtgactggaagtcatgtgttcaaatccaggccgattCATACCAATGACTCCAAAATGGGACCCGATGCCTCCCttcttgacactcagcattaaggggttggatctggggggttaaaccactaaatggttcccgagcgcagctgtgtctgcagctcaccgctcccccaggggagtggtcaaatgcggagaacaaatgtcacacacctaggtgacAGATAATGGTACTTGGTAACTTTAAAGTGAAAGCGTTTGTGTCACCGTACAGGTTAAAGATTAGCTGCAAATCTGCCAAACTGCTCCCTGCTGCAGGAAATCAGCCTCAGGACTAATGATGAAGAAGACCTGAACTTTAACCTCTTTAGACGgagctgccttttttttttatttgtcttctcATTTCCCACTGCGGTGATGTTGAGACCAAGTATGGACTGATTTTTGTACCATTATTCCAAGTACAACACTCTGTTTTTTGTGTAACACGCTAAACGTTTTGTGTACTCAAAAAATTATATTAcgcttgaaacagaaaaatgcatttgaaactCAAAACAAACGTGGAATCAAAACAATTCAACTCTtgaaacttaaagacccactccaaaagaatattgtgcttttaacatgttcttgtagcattttcgtCATAATGAAGGACGTGTATAAAAGAAATTCAGATTAAGACAAAGTTTCAgggtattgtttttttatttaagtgttgTTGGATCAGATGAAAACCAGATGTTTGTAAAAGCTCAGACTTATGACGCAGCTACTGCCAGGGGCGGGCCAAAGTCTGGCTTTCTCCGCTCCAACTCTaaatcatccactgtcagacaaatagatgcatctacgtctttgtcttcctcgtctgggctggaatctggctctaaactgtgcGGCTGCATAGCTCGCATATTGCTAGCCGTATTTTTGCtacactaatgttagcttgggcttGTGAGGTGCTTGTCGGTAGCGGGAGAGGGTGTCAACGAAGGCATGCTGGGAGATTAGCTAGGCTAATATCCATGCTAACAGTCCCTCCCACAAGCCAAAAGCAAATTTGTAATGAGCTCCTGCAGCActgcagaaaatatttcttGAAAATTATACAGGCTTTTAAATTTAAGCTAAGAAGtgtataattataataataataaaaaaacactgggaaggattttacaatagaaagaaatatagttggagtggaACTGGTAAAGATATTGGCAATAGAGTAAACATTTTTGtcttgctttttgtttgtttttgtacttgtttgatttttaattggAATTTTCTGTCTGAGGAGCAAACTAATCTtttaaacacaaagtttttgtctgTAAACGGTGAGTGTTGTACTTTGAATAATGGCACAAACGTCGCTCCGTAGCGCCGCGCGGGCTGCAGTACCCGCTCTCCGCCGCAGCGGGGCGCTGTAACAACACCGCGCGTTTATCGAGACGAGAAGAAGCGGGGGCTACAATAACACAGCAGCAACGGTAGCTGCGCGCGAGGAAATTAGCTAAACCGGCGAGTGAGAACTCCAAACTCCCGAGTGTGGCGTGTAGACGCCGCGCGGATACGAAGCGCTTCCGTGTAGTGCACGTGCCGGCGCCATGTCTGTCAGACGAGCCGCCGCATGGGCGCGTGCACAGTAGACGTTAGCTTCTGCCACGGTTAGGTTTCGTCCCTAATCCCCCCGTTTTTGTTGGATGTCACTGGCCTCCGCGTGCAGACATGGAGAGTTTGTACAAGCGCAAGATGTTCGCGTCCATGCGGAAAACCAAGGTGGCCGCAACCAAGAACAAGCGCCAGATCGGCCTGCCGGCCTCCATCCTGGACGACAGTGACGAaggctccttctcctcctcctcctcctcctcctccgggTCCCAGTCCGACTTCCAGAGCTCCCCGGAGGAGGACAGCGAGCGGGGGGACCGGGACTGGAGCGAGTCCGGGGCGTCCTCCAGCGACGACAGCCGCTCCGTGGCCCGCAGGAAGCGCTCCTTCCTGGGCGGCGACgacagctcctcttcctccagcccCGACGACGAGGAGGGGAAAGGCGGCGGGAGCGGTCCGAAACGGACGGTGCAGCCCCGGAAGCGCAGCCGGCTGCAGCGGCAGGACGAGTCCGACTCGGACCGGGCGGaggagaggaagaaggaggaggcgGACAAAGCCAAGAGGAGGCAGAGGCACAACAAGCTGCTGGCGCTCTCCAGGAGGATGAAGGCCCGGGTGCCCAACCGGAGGAGGGGCCGCCTCAAGCAGGTACGTCCAGAACCACTTTGGACCCTATTCTGACTGTCGGAGCCGCTGATCCTCTGAAAATCTGCTTTAGACAACCGGCGCCAAGGAGGAGgctgaggatgatgaagataagGAAGACGACAGCAAGACGGAGGTGAAAGGAAACgagaaggaggaagagcagcagcaggaggaggaggaggaagacgagcaggaggaggaggaggaggaagaggagcagggtGAGCAGGAGAAGAAGGAGGAAGTCTGTGACTGCTGAGGTCAAACAGGAACATCTGGAGAGGACAGCCAGCTGTTGAGGTGCACAGACTCCTCTGCGGTTACCCGGGAAACCACAGCAGTGCTGGTAGGAGGAGCCTCGCCTGGCATCCATCATCCGAGGGTTCAAACCTCTCATACATATGCTTATTTTTTTACTCCTAAACCCCTAGAGGACTATTTTCTCAGAGTGTTTGTGAAGCTGAAGTTTGACTCTAGCGGTGAAACCAACGTTTGACGGAGAGCCTGTCGATCTGCCGGTCCGGGGACCAGAACAGAAGGGATTGTGGTGGTACAGTAAAGCGGAGCGGCTGCAGCCAGAACCAGCATGTTCTGATCCTGCGGCTGTTCTGTGGCCCAAAGACAGTGAGCCAACGTTTGAGGCTGGAAGGAGGGAGCCCTGTTTTAAACCGGCAGGAAGCGTCTCATGGTTTGCTTTGAAGCTCGTAGAGGTTCAGCAGAACCGGGCCAAACCCAGAATGCTTTGGGAAAACACAAACGACTGGTGGGTTTTAGGATCTTCAGGTTCTATCTACAGTCTAGGAGGAGAAGTGAGTGAACCCACTGAGCAACAATGTCTGGATTCTGTTTGAACACACGAAAACTTCAAAGTGATTTCTTCATTTCCTAAATATTCATAATCAAATGTTAGCACATCTTTTCTTCAGCCTCCATCTCAGCACATCTAGGTTGCGTTGTCCTCCAACAGGTTGCTGAAACAGTTGAATCTACAGCTCTGAAGATCAACCAGGGATAAAAGATAAAAGATCTGGAGGCTTTTAGTGAAGACGCATCCAAACCAGACCATCGTTTCCTGTTGGGACCGAGGCGGCGGTGCAAATGCATCAGCAGCTCGTTCCCAACTCAGAACCTGGTCTGTGTTCTGATCCAGCTTCAGGAGTCCGTGAGGTCATGGTGGGATCCTTTGGTTTCTCTTGGCAGGAGTGGACTTTGGTTTGAATGTGCTGTGAATAAATATTCCGTATTGACTCTTAGAGTGTGAGTAGCTCGCCTCAGTGTCTGCTTGTCCTGTCGTTCTGATCCCAGTGATGCTCTTGTCTGCACAGGAAAACCCGGATCCTAAATCTGAGCTTCAGATATTtatggttttgtattttcctcTGTATTATTGGCCGTTTGTATTTCTGCTGACTGTAGAGGAGTGGCTGACGGTGATGAGTCGGGGTCTTGGACAGCTTCAGAGTGGCGTGGCCTTTTCTCTGACTTTGTATATAGACTACAGACACGTGGACATGCATGGCCGTCATTCATCAGTGTTGTGCTCTGCACCA
Proteins encoded in this region:
- the LOC101168763 gene encoding uncharacterized protein DDB_G0283697; protein product: MESLYKRKMFASMRKTKVAATKNKRQIGLPASILDDSDEGSFSSSSSSSSGSQSDFQSSPEEDSERGDRDWSESGASSSDDSRSVARRKRSFLGGDDSSSSSSPDDEEGKGGGSGPKRTVQPRKRSRLQRQDESDSDRAEERKKEEADKAKRRQRHNKLLALSRRMKARVPNRRRGRLKQTTGAKEEAEDDEDKEDDSKTEVKGNEKEEEQQQEEEEEDEQEEEEEEEEQGEQEKKEEVCDC